The following nucleotide sequence is from Alistipes sp. ZOR0009.
TTTCGCTGGCCTCTGTGTTTACAAAATCGACTATTCCTTTTAGTATTCGCCTATTCTCCTGCGTCTTTGGTCCAGTAATCTCTATTGCCTCCGAGAGATCGTCCATCGATATATTGTGAGCAGGCTTGCTCGCCAACCGCTTATTTATAAACGAAGTTGATGCTATTAGCACGTGCGATAGCGGACGAAAAAGCCGGTTAAGCACAGCCAGAGGTACCGCCATAAACAGCACGAACTTCAAGGGATGGTAGGTGGCTACAATCTTAGGCATAATCTCGCCCAGCAAAAGCAGAATAAACGTAATGATGACAATCTGAAAAACAAACCCAGCCAAAGGTTCCTGCGAAAAATCAATCAGCGAGTTGGTTAGGTAGGTTGACATAATGACAATCGCCACATTTACCATATTATTTACAAATAAGATGGTACTAAGCAGGTATTCGGGCTTGGACAAAAGCGCAAGCGCGGCCTTAGATGCCTTGGTTGTTTTCTTATTAAGCTTATTTTTATCGGATAGCGATAAGGAAAAATACGAAGCCTCCGCTCCAGACATGAGCCCCGAGATAAACAGAAGTAACCCAATAACAAAAATAACGAGGATTAAAGCAAATGTGAGCGGGTGAAAAACAATATCCAGCCCAAGAAATGTACTATGCGGGAAACTATCGGACAACGTGTTCATACCTAACTAAACGCGACACCAAACATTTGAGTAGTGCGATTAG
It contains:
- the gldE gene encoding gliding motility-associated protein GldE, whose product is MNTLSDSFPHSTFLGLDIVFHPLTFALILVIFVIGLLLFISGLMSGAEASYFSLSLSDKNKLNKKTTKASKAALALLSKPEYLLSTILFVNNMVNVAIVIMSTYLTNSLIDFSQEPLAGFVFQIVIITFILLLLGEIMPKIVATYHPLKFVLFMAVPLAVLNRLFRPLSHVLIASTSFINKRLASKPAHNISMDDLSEAIEITGPKTQENRRILKGIVDFVNTEASEIMTPRLDVAGIDVSENFDALKKKVLDSGYSRLLAYDDTLDNVKGVLYIKDLLPFLSKAASFNWITLVRTPYFVPENKKINDLLEEFQQKKIHLAVVVDEYGGTCGVVTLEDILEEIVGEISDESDFDEELYYTKVEKNVYLFEGKTLLNDFEKILNVPQELIEEVRGDAETLAGLLLEIKGDFLQRGEQITLGEYTFKVDQLDKRRIKKIRVTIKVQDNENEEE